CGTGCTCGGTGTCGTACGATCCCAGCCGCCGGACCCACCCCTTCTCGGCTAACTCCTCGAGTTCCTCGATCGCCTCCTTCGTCCGGGCCTCGTAGAGGCCGGCCTCGATGTCGATGTGGAAGACGTAGTCGCCCAGTCGCTGGCCGCTGGGACGGGATTCGACCCGCGTGAGGTTGATATCGCGGTTCGCGAAGGGCTGGAGCAGTTCGAGCAACAGCCCCGGATAGTTCGCGTTCGGGTAGACCACGAGCGAACTCTTGCCGCCGCCCTTCGAGCGGTCCTCGGCGGGCGCGAGCGCGAAAAAGCGCGTCGCATTCGAGTCCTGGTCCTGAATGTCCTCGGCGAGCACCTCGATGCCGTCGCCGCCGTTGTCCGGGTGGGCGATGCCCGCGGTCAACGGGTCGTCGCGGGCGAACTCGACGCTCTGGGCCGTGCTCGCGACGGCCTCGAGCGTGGCGTCGGGGTACTCGCGCTCGAGGTAGGACCGACACTGGGCGAGCGCCTGCGAGTGGCTGGCGACGGTGTCGAACTCCGGCCCCTGTGCGAGGAGCGCGTGTTTGATGGGGGTAACGATCTCGCGGACGACGGCGACGTCGTACTCCGCGAGCGCGTCGAGGCTCTCCGTGACGGAGCCCTCGATGCTGTTTTCGATCGGAATGACGCCGCGGTCGTACTCGCCGCCGGCGACGGCGTCGACGATCGCCGTCACCGACTGGCGGAAGTCGATCTCGTCGCCGTTCGCGACCGCCGTTGCCGCCCGGTGTGAGTAGGTTCCTTCGGGACCCAGCGTAACTGCAGCCATTGCGTGGTGATACCCGCGACGGGATGAAAAGGTCTCGGGTCCGATAGCAGTCGACCGTCGGTTCGTGACTTAGGCCGTCGCCGTGACGATATCGTCTTCGTACTGACCGACGGCCTCGAGGACCGCCTGCCGGTCGTCCGCCGGGACCTCGAACTCCTCGAGGCTGGCCTCGAGATGGGCGACGATGGCATCGAAGTCGGGTTTCGTGATCCCGAGGTCGTCGTGTGCGGCCTCCATGTCTTCGCCGGAGTAGTCGACGGGCCCGCCAGCGACCGCGCTGATGAACTGGGCCTGGTGGGCGCGCTGTTTCTGCATGTCGACGTCGTCGAAGTAGTGGGCGACCTGTTCGTCCGCAATCACGCGTTCGTAGAACCGGTCGACGACTGCCGCGATGGCGTCCTCGCCGCCGAGTCGGTCGTACAGAGTTTCGCTCATCCGGCCGATTCTACGAATGGCGAGTGTATAAGTGTCCGTCCGAACGTGTTCCCGCCGGAATTTCGGGAAGAGATCGACCATCGATACCGATCAGGTTCCGCCACAAATCGCCCACAGCGAAGCCCCGCAGACACATATAATCGAGTCGACCGGTCAGCGACCGACAAGCGTGCGCTTTTCATACCCGAGGCGACGACTCATCTCTATGAGAACGCGCGGGACGCTTCGATTGGCGACACGGGGGTCCACACTCGCTCGGCGGCAGGCCTCGCTGGTACAGGAGGCCTTAGAGGATCGACGGTACGAGGTCGAACTCGTCACCGTCGACACGACGGGCGACCAGATCAGAGACGAACTCATCCATCGACTGGGGAAGACCGGCGCGTTCGTCCGCGAACTCGACGAGCGCGTCCTCGAGGGCGACCTCGACGGCGCGATCCACTCGATGAAGGACATGCCCACCGAACAGCCCGAGGAACTGGTGACCGCCGCGGTGCCGGAACGGGGGAAACCGGGAGATATCCTCGTCACGCCCGACGGCTCGAGGCTCGAGGAACTCCCCGACGGCGCGACCGTGGGGACCTCGAGTCTCCGCCGTCGCGCGCAACTGCTCTCGGAGCGGCCCGACCTCACGGTCGAACCGTTGCGCGGAAACGTGGATACGCGCCTCGAGAAACTGCTCGCGCCCGCACTGCAGGCGGAACACGAGGAACGGACGGAAGCTGATAAAGAACGCAAAGGGAACACCGGGAACGACGACTTCGAACCCGAGTTCGACCAGACCGTCGACGACTGGTTCGACGGCCTCTCCGAACTCGAACGACAGACCCTCGGCCGCGAGGTCGAGACCGAGTTCGACGCCATCGTGCTAGCCCAGGCGGGCCTCGAACGCAGCGGCTTCGCTCACTACGTCGACTACCGGAAACTGCCGACGAACGCGTTCGTCCCCGCGCCGGGCCAGGGCGCGCTCGCGGTGACCGCGGTCGACGGCGAGACCGCCCGCGAGATTCAGTCGGTGATCGACCACCCGCGCAGCCGCGTCGAAACGACTGTCGAACGGACGATCCTCGCGGAACTCGGCGGCGGCTGTATCGCGCCGATCGGGATCTACGCGGTCGTCCAGGGCGAGTACGTCCACGCGAACGTCAGCGTCTTCGACCGCGACGGCGAGGAGTCGGTCGTCGCCGGCCGGGACCTGCCGATCGAGAGCCACGTCGAGGCTGCTCGTGACTTCGCGCAGGATCTGGCCGACCGCGGCGCCGCAGAGTTGATCGAGCAAGCGCGTGAGAAAGCCGACGAAGATGAGGACGAGGACGGCGTCTCCGAGGCAGAGAAGCCGGAGGGAAAGTAGATGACGGACGCGGACACGTCGACTGAGTCCTCCGGGTTCGATCCCGTCGACGTCGACCCCGGCACCGTCTACCTCGTCGGCAGCGGACCCGGC
Above is a window of Natronorubrum tibetense GA33 DNA encoding:
- a CDS encoding group I truncated hemoglobin; the encoded protein is MSETLYDRLGGEDAIAAVVDRFYERVIADEQVAHYFDDVDMQKQRAHQAQFISAVAGGPVDYSGEDMEAAHDDLGITKPDFDAIVAHLEASLEEFEVPADDRQAVLEAVGQYEDDIVTATA
- the pheA gene encoding prephenate dehydratase: MAAVTLGPEGTYSHRAATAVANGDEIDFRQSVTAIVDAVAGGEYDRGVIPIENSIEGSVTESLDALAEYDVAVVREIVTPIKHALLAQGPEFDTVASHSQALAQCRSYLEREYPDATLEAVASTAQSVEFARDDPLTAGIAHPDNGGDGIEVLAEDIQDQDSNATRFFALAPAEDRSKGGGKSSLVVYPNANYPGLLLELLQPFANRDINLTRVESRPSGQRLGDYVFHIDIEAGLYEARTKEAIEELEELAEKGWVRRLGSYDTEHVVG
- the hemC gene encoding hydroxymethylbilane synthase, with protein sequence MRTRGTLRLATRGSTLARRQASLVQEALEDRRYEVELVTVDTTGDQIRDELIHRLGKTGAFVRELDERVLEGDLDGAIHSMKDMPTEQPEELVTAAVPERGKPGDILVTPDGSRLEELPDGATVGTSSLRRRAQLLSERPDLTVEPLRGNVDTRLEKLLAPALQAEHEERTEADKERKGNTGNDDFEPEFDQTVDDWFDGLSELERQTLGREVETEFDAIVLAQAGLERSGFAHYVDYRKLPTNAFVPAPGQGALAVTAVDGETAREIQSVIDHPRSRVETTVERTILAELGGGCIAPIGIYAVVQGEYVHANVSVFDRDGEESVVAGRDLPIESHVEAARDFAQDLADRGAAELIEQAREKADEDEDEDGVSEAEKPEGK